DNA sequence from the Streptomyces sp. NBC_01497 genome:
CCCGGGCGCCCAGGCCACCAGCGCCCAGGCTCCCGGTCCCAGGCCCCGGCACTCAAGCACCCGGGCCCCGGCCCGCGATCCCGCGGCGGTTCCCGCGCGGGGAGGCGCCGACCGGTCCGCTGTCAGACCCCTTCGGTACCGTTTCGGACATGGGGAATCGGAGCGCACACCTCGTCTGGGACTGGAACGGCACGCTGTTCGACGACATCCAGGCGGTTCTCGCGGCGACCAACGCGTCGTTCGCCGAGATAGGCATGGAGTCGCTCACGCTGGAGCGGTACCGCGAGCTGTACTGCGTGCCCGTGCCGGTCTTCTACGAGCGGCTGGTCGGGCGGCGGCCGACGGAGGCCGAGTGGCTCGTGATGGACGAGACCTTCCACCGGCACTACACGGCCCACAGGACGTCCTGCGGGCTCACCGAGGGCGCGGCGGAACTGCTCGCGCAGTGGTCGCTCGCTGGCCGCTCCCAGTCGCTGTGCAGCCTTTTCGCGCACGAGGAGCTGCTGCCGGTGGTCGGCGGGTTCGGCATCGACCGGCACTTCGTACGGATGGACGGGCGGACGGGTCCCTCGGGGGTCAGCAAGTCCGACCAGATGGCCCGGCATGTGGCGTCGCTCACGCAGTCGGGCGGGATCAGCGCGGAGCGCACGGTCGTCATCGGGGACGCGCTGGACGACGCGCTGGCCGCGCGGCACGTGGGTGCGTACGCCGTGCTGTACACGGGTGGTTCGAACAGCAGGGCGAGCCTGTCGGCGGCCGGGGTGCCCGTGGTGGACACCCTGGCGGAAGCCGTCGAGACGGCGTACGCGCTGGTGGGGTGAGGCACCGGGGGCTGGGCACCGCGCCGTCCGGGGCCGGCGCGGTGCCGAGGTGAACGACGCGGGACAGGGGGTGGTGGCATGTTGCTGGCCGGAGTGTCGAAGTCGTGTCCGGGTTTTGTACAGATGCGGCCCGTGACGACCGCCGTCCCGCGAGAGATAGGGTCGGGTCTGTGACCAGCGCGATATGCGGAGCGGGCTCGGCCCCCTGCAAGCGCCCGGAGCGCCATGGCGGCCGGGCGATCGCCGCACTTCCCAAGGCGATCGCGGCACTTCCCGATCCGGACGCGCGGCCCGATGTGGCCCAATTCGTCACGGACATCTCTCATCGCGGCATAACGTCGACCTCGACCGGAAACACCGCGTCGTGGCGTTGTGTCGGTTCGTTCACCTACGTCACGCAATGGCGCGCGACAGGAGCCAGAGGACATGCAGAACAACCTGGACGAAGCCAAGACCGAGCTGCTCGCTCGGGCGGCAAGGGCCGCTGACAGCGGCCCGATGGGGCAGACCGAGGGCCTGGACGGCCGCCGGCCGGACCGCAGCCCCGTCGAGGCCGGCAGCGGCGGCAGGCCGGACCAGGACACGCTTCTGGCATACCTCCAGCGCTACTACCTGCACACCGCCCCCGAGGACCTCGCCGACCGCGATCCGGTCGACATCCTCGGCGCGGCCCTGTCCCACTACCGGCTGGCCGGGAACCGGCCCCAGGGCACGGCCAACGTGCGGGTGCTGACGCCCACCGTGGAGGAGAACGGCTGGACCTCCACGCACTCGGTCGTCGAGGTCGTCACAGACGACATGCCCTTCCTCGTCGACTCGGTCACCAACGAGCTCACCCGCCTCGGTCGCGGCATCCACCTCGTGATCCACCCGCAGATCGCTGTCCGCCGCGATGTCGCGGGCAAGCTGATCGAGGTGCTGCCCGAGGGCACGCTGCCCGACGGGACGGCCGCCGCCGACCGGGCCCACGACGCGCACATCGAGTCCTGGATCCACGTCGAGACGGACCGGGAGACGGACCGGGACGACCTCAACCAGATCACCGCGAACCTGCTCAGGGTGCTGTCGGACGTCCGGGAGGCCGTCGAGGACTGGGAGAAGATGCGGGGCGCCGCGCTGCGGATCGCCGACGAACTGCCCGCCGAGCCCACCGCGGACGACCTGCCCGACGACGAACTGCGGGAGGCGTGCGAGCTGCTGCGCTGGCTCGCAGGGGACCACTTCACCTTCCTCGGCTACCGCGAGTACCGGCTGACGGAGTCCGACGCGCTCGCGGCGGTGCCCGGCACCGGCCTCGGTATCCTGCGCGCGGACCCGAGCCACCACGACGAAGAGGACCACCCGGCGAGCCCGTCGTTCAGCAGGCTCCCCGCCGACGCGCGGGCCAAGGCCCGTGAGCACAAGCTGCTCATCCTGACGAAGGCCAACAGCCGCTCCACCGTGCACCGGCCCTCCTACCTCGACTACGTCGGGGTGAAGAAGTTCGACGACGACGGCAACGTGATCGGCGAGCGGCGCTTCCTCGGCCTCTTCTCCTCCGCCGCGTACACGGAGTCCGTGCGCCGCGTACCGGTGGTGCGCCGCAAGGTCGCCGAGGTCCTGGAGGGCGCCGGCTTCTCGCCGAACAGCCACGACGGCCGCGACCTCATGCAGATCATGGAGACGTATCCGCGCGACGAGCTGTTCCAGACGCCCGCCGACGAACTGCGCTCCATCACCACCAGCGTGCTCTACCTGCAGGAGCGCCGCCGGCTCCGGCTCTACCTGCGCAAGGACGAGTACGGGCGTTACTACTCGGCGCTCGTCTACCTGCCGCGTGACCGCTACACCACGGGTGTCCGGCTGCGGCTGATCGACATCCTCAAGGACGAACTCGGCGGCACCAGCGTCGACTTCACGGCGTGGAACACCGAATCGGTGCTCTCCCGGCTGCACTTCGTCGTCCGAGTCGAACCCGGTACCGAGCTCCCCGAGCTGACGGACGGCGATGTCGACCGGATCGAGACGAGGCTCGTGGAGGCCGCCCGGTCCTGGGCCGACGCCTTCGCCGAGGCGCTGAACGCCGAATGCGGCGAGGAGCGTGCCGCCGAACTGCTGCGCCGCTGGGGCAGCTCCTTCCCCGAGGGGTACAAGGCGGACCACTCGCCGCGCGCAGCCGTGGCGGACCTCGTGCACCTGGAGGCGCTGGAGGAGGGCGACAAGGAATTCGCCCTCTCCCTGTACGAGCCGGTCGGCGCGGGGCCGGACGAGCGTCGCTTCAAGATCTACCGGACCGGCGACCAGGTCTCGCTGACCGCGGTCCTGCCGGTCCTCCAGCGACTCGGTGTCGAGGTCGTCGACGAGCGGCCGTACGAGCTGCGGTGCGTCGACCGCACACGCGCGTGGATCTACGACTTCGGCCTCAGGATGCCCCCGCCCGCGAGCGGCGCGTACCCCGTGGACGACATGCGGACGCGCTTCCAGGAGGCGTTCGCCGCGGTGTGGACGGGCGCCGCGGAGAACGACGGGTTCAACTCGCTGGTGCTCGGCGCGGGGCTCACCTGGCGCCAGGCGATGGTGCTGCGCGCGTACGCGAAGTACCTGCGCCAGTCGGGGGCCACGTTCAGCCAGGACTACATGGAGGACACGTTCCGCCACAACGTCCACACGGCACGGCTGCTGGTCTCCCTCTTCGAGGCGCGCATGAAGCCTGAGCGGCAGAGCGCGGGCACCGAGCTGATCGACGCCCTGATGGAGGAGCTGGACGCGGCGCTCGACCAGGTCGCGAGCCTCGACGAGGACCGCATCCTGCGGTCCTTCCTCGGTGTCGTCAAGGCCACGCTGCGGACGAACTTCTACCAGCGCAGGACGGACGGCAGCCGGCACGACTACGTGTCGATGAAGTTCGACCCGAAGGCGATTCCCGACCTCCCGGCCCCCCGTCCGGCCTTCGAGATCTGGGTGTACTCGCCGCGCGTCGAAGGCGTGCACCTGCGGTTCGGCAAGGTCGCGCGCGGCGGCCTGCGCTGGTCCGACCGGCGAGAGGACTTCCGTACGGAGATCCTCGGCCTGGTCAAGGCGCAGATGGTGAAGAACACGGTCATCGTGCCCGTCGGCGCGAAGGGCGGCTTCGTCGCCAAGCAGCTGCCCGACCCGGCGGCCGACCGGGACGCGTGGCTGGCCGAGGGCATCGCCTCGTACAAGATCTTCATCTCGGCGCTGCTCGACATCACCGACAACCTGGTCGGCGGCGAGGTCGTGCCGCCGAAGAACGTCGTCCGGCACGACGGTGACGACACGTACCTGGTGGTCGCGGCGGACAAGGGCACGGCGAGCTTCTCCGACATCGCCAACGAGGTCGCGATCTCGTACGACTTCTGGCTGGGCGACGCGTTCGCCTCCGGCGGCAGCGCCGGCTACGACCACAAGGGCATGGGCATCACGGCCCGCGGTGCGTGGGAGTCCGTCAAGCGGCACTTCCGCGAACTCGGCCACGACGTGCAGAGCGAGGAGTTCACGGTCGTCGGCGTCGGCGACATGTCCGGTGACGTGTTCGGCAACGGCATGCTGCTGTCGGAGCACATCCGGCTCGTGGCCGCCTTCGACCACCGGCACATCTTCATCGACCCGACGCCGGACGCCGCGGCCTCCTTCGCGGAGCGCCGCCGCCTGTTCGACCTGCCGCGGTCCTCGTGGGCCGACTACGACAAGGATCTGCTGTCCACGGGCGGCGGCATCCACCC
Encoded proteins:
- a CDS encoding HAD family hydrolase — protein: MGNRSAHLVWDWNGTLFDDIQAVLAATNASFAEIGMESLTLERYRELYCVPVPVFYERLVGRRPTEAEWLVMDETFHRHYTAHRTSCGLTEGAAELLAQWSLAGRSQSLCSLFAHEELLPVVGGFGIDRHFVRMDGRTGPSGVSKSDQMARHVASLTQSGGISAERTVVIGDALDDALAARHVGAYAVLYTGGSNSRASLSAAGVPVVDTLAEAVETAYALVG
- a CDS encoding NAD-glutamate dehydrogenase, which encodes MQNNLDEAKTELLARAARAADSGPMGQTEGLDGRRPDRSPVEAGSGGRPDQDTLLAYLQRYYLHTAPEDLADRDPVDILGAALSHYRLAGNRPQGTANVRVLTPTVEENGWTSTHSVVEVVTDDMPFLVDSVTNELTRLGRGIHLVIHPQIAVRRDVAGKLIEVLPEGTLPDGTAAADRAHDAHIESWIHVETDRETDRDDLNQITANLLRVLSDVREAVEDWEKMRGAALRIADELPAEPTADDLPDDELREACELLRWLAGDHFTFLGYREYRLTESDALAAVPGTGLGILRADPSHHDEEDHPASPSFSRLPADARAKAREHKLLILTKANSRSTVHRPSYLDYVGVKKFDDDGNVIGERRFLGLFSSAAYTESVRRVPVVRRKVAEVLEGAGFSPNSHDGRDLMQIMETYPRDELFQTPADELRSITTSVLYLQERRRLRLYLRKDEYGRYYSALVYLPRDRYTTGVRLRLIDILKDELGGTSVDFTAWNTESVLSRLHFVVRVEPGTELPELTDGDVDRIETRLVEAARSWADAFAEALNAECGEERAAELLRRWGSSFPEGYKADHSPRAAVADLVHLEALEEGDKEFALSLYEPVGAGPDERRFKIYRTGDQVSLTAVLPVLQRLGVEVVDERPYELRCVDRTRAWIYDFGLRMPPPASGAYPVDDMRTRFQEAFAAVWTGAAENDGFNSLVLGAGLTWRQAMVLRAYAKYLRQSGATFSQDYMEDTFRHNVHTARLLVSLFEARMKPERQSAGTELIDALMEELDAALDQVASLDEDRILRSFLGVVKATLRTNFYQRRTDGSRHDYVSMKFDPKAIPDLPAPRPAFEIWVYSPRVEGVHLRFGKVARGGLRWSDRREDFRTEILGLVKAQMVKNTVIVPVGAKGGFVAKQLPDPAADRDAWLAEGIASYKIFISALLDITDNLVGGEVVPPKNVVRHDGDDTYLVVAADKGTASFSDIANEVAISYDFWLGDAFASGGSAGYDHKGMGITARGAWESVKRHFRELGHDVQSEEFTVVGVGDMSGDVFGNGMLLSEHIRLVAAFDHRHIFIDPTPDAAASFAERRRLFDLPRSSWADYDKDLLSTGGGIHPRTAKSIPVNARVREALGIEGTVTKLTPADLMQAILKAPVDLLWNGGIGTYVKATTESNADVGDKANDAIRVNGEDVRAKVIGEGGNLGLTQLGRIEFDRRGAGGEGGKINTDAIDNSAGVDTSDHEVNIKILLNGLVTEGDMTVKQRNKLLAEMTDEVGALVLRNNYAQNTTLAAAVAQSSGMLHAHMRFMRRLEREGHLDRDIEFLPRDRQIRELLNAGKGLTQPELAVLLAYTKITVADELIATSLPDDAYLLKMLHAYFPSQLRDNFADRVNSHPLHREIITTVLVNDAVNTGGSTFLHRLREETGASIEEIIRAHTAAREIFGLGAVWDAVEDLDNTVAADVQTRIRLHSRRLVERGTRWLLGNRPQPLEIADTIAFFTDGTERVWSQLPSLLLGTEREWFDSIMEQMSGAGVPKEFATRVAGFSSVFSALDIVAIAERSGKDVLTVAEVYYDLGDRLRITELMDRILELPRTDRWKSMARVSIREDLYAAHASLTSDVLAFGGDGATPQERFSAWEEKNAAILVRSRNTLEEIQGSDSFDLANLSVAMRTMRTLLRTHS